From the genome of Saccharicrinis carchari, one region includes:
- a CDS encoding CusA/CzcA family heavy metal efflux RND transporter, with amino-acid sequence MLEKIIDFSVKHKLIVILFTISIVVFGVYAIVKIPVGTVPDITNNQVQIITTSGNLSTQEIEQFITIPVEMEMANLPGVVEIRSISKFGISVVTVVFEERMGTYLPRQLIAEKIKSASANIPEAYGTPEMGPISTGLGEIYQYIVDVKPGYEGRYSAMELRTIQDWVIKRRLSGINGVVEINSWGGYLKQYEVAIDPFKLKSMGVSLIQVFEALEKNNGITGGSYIEKTNQSYFIRGDGLVKSLSDIENILVERNEGVPILVKDIAEVGYGHANRYGAITANGKGETVLGQIMMLKDANSKEVIREVKRRVAEIQENLPEGVFVNPILERSELIAKTSTTVAENLILGAIIVILIVLLLLGNLRSALVIGSMIPLALLFTLSMMYLFGVDANLMSLGALDFGIIIDGAVIIVEYIAIKITLQQKDLLGASTEERRTIMDKIAFVGSTKMMKSAIFGQVIILIVFIPILSLTGVEGKMFRPMALAFSFAIIGAMIMGLTWLPVASSLFLRPAVNQKPNFSDKLMAWVQRSYEPVIEKACKHKRLVLGSAIIMLLFTGGLFYSMGGEFVPTLDEGDFVIQPVLKTGTSLSKTVETTTQMENILIKNFPDEVDQIVCRIGAAEVPTDPMGMEEIDMIIKLHPKNTWVKAGSKEQLADRFKEALEIIPGIEYEFTQPIEMRFNELITGVRSDIAIKIFGEDLDYISKKANEIRDAIADVEGAGDIILEKTTGLPQVKVSYNRSKIAYYGVDVNRLNNYLSAAFGGKIIGVVFEGERRFDMVMRFNQDNRTDISNISALQVPLPNGSQVPFSELGEIEYTTGPAKISRDNTHRRVVVAVNVRKRDLQSVIRDIQSNIEAKVQLQPGTYVEYGGQFENLQNATKRLMLAVPVAMLLIFVFLHFAFGSLKDAIMIYTAIPLSAVGGVLLLWLRGMPFSVSAGVGFIALFGVAVLNGIVLIEHLKELQRESKYTMRELIIKGSRDRLRPVMLTAGAAAMGFLPMAISTGAGAEVQRPLATVVIGGLITSTMLTMIALPLMFELFYNVKAIKFFPFRVIRSKTTLLLLLLLTPILAINAQQKKLDLDEIIEIALQNNQQIAAYNFKVEHSKALKKTSFDVDKTTLSYSTDENNIAENGHPLKVWAITQEFSFPTLYLKNNDAQKINISIAQTKLELKKNALKKAVSQRFYKCQMLKGKHRVYMELDSLFARLDTAAQKRINLEDISRLEALHIKSKRNEIEAILKAVLMDIKSEYKQLKTLMNTQADFEIAGNLTPAPMSDGDNSASEMEQLFQYKNNYSRTLMEVEKQKLLPDLSLHYFIGSNTYDDAQNYHGFEIGVAVPLFFGNHSARVKAAKLSNAAMTSQNEYNSEMLKSRLNKLQNERLKYKALLQNYEAIGKELQEEIMRTSLKSYEMGQIDFFQFINGYENALKIRTEYLNNLFDYNRLTTELMYVSE; translated from the coding sequence ATGCTCGAAAAAATTATTGATTTTAGCGTAAAGCATAAACTCATTGTCATTCTGTTCACTATATCCATCGTAGTGTTTGGGGTATATGCCATTGTAAAAATACCGGTGGGTACTGTACCTGACATCACCAATAATCAGGTTCAGATTATTACTACTTCCGGGAATCTATCCACTCAGGAAATTGAGCAATTTATAACTATTCCGGTGGAAATGGAAATGGCTAACCTGCCGGGTGTAGTTGAAATACGCTCCATATCAAAATTTGGCATTTCGGTGGTTACCGTGGTGTTTGAGGAGCGCATGGGCACTTATTTGCCACGCCAGTTAATCGCGGAGAAAATAAAAAGTGCCTCAGCCAATATCCCGGAAGCATACGGAACACCCGAGATGGGTCCCATCTCAACAGGCCTGGGCGAGATTTACCAATATATTGTAGATGTAAAACCTGGTTATGAGGGACGATACTCAGCTATGGAACTGCGAACAATACAGGATTGGGTAATCAAACGCAGACTTTCCGGAATTAACGGGGTGGTTGAAATAAATAGCTGGGGCGGTTACTTAAAGCAATACGAGGTGGCCATAGACCCATTTAAGCTTAAAAGTATGGGCGTGTCGTTAATACAGGTATTTGAAGCACTGGAAAAAAACAACGGTATAACAGGAGGCTCCTACATCGAAAAAACAAACCAAAGTTATTTTATCCGTGGCGACGGTTTGGTGAAGTCGCTAAGTGATATCGAAAATATTTTGGTGGAGCGCAATGAGGGCGTTCCTATTTTGGTGAAAGATATTGCAGAAGTGGGCTATGGGCATGCCAACCGTTATGGCGCCATCACGGCTAACGGAAAAGGAGAAACGGTACTTGGCCAAATTATGATGCTTAAAGACGCCAACTCCAAAGAAGTAATCAGAGAAGTGAAGCGCAGAGTGGCAGAGATACAGGAAAACCTGCCCGAAGGTGTTTTTGTAAATCCCATTTTAGAACGCAGCGAGCTGATTGCCAAAACATCCACCACAGTGGCCGAAAATCTTATTCTGGGGGCTATCATCGTAATACTTATCGTATTATTGCTGTTGGGCAACTTGCGCTCCGCACTTGTCATCGGTTCAATGATTCCGCTGGCATTGCTTTTTACCTTATCCATGATGTACCTGTTTGGCGTGGATGCCAATTTAATGAGTTTGGGAGCCCTCGACTTTGGTATTATTATCGATGGTGCCGTTATTATAGTGGAATACATTGCCATAAAAATTACCCTCCAGCAAAAGGATCTCCTGGGTGCATCAACAGAAGAACGACGGACTATCATGGATAAGATAGCTTTTGTGGGCTCTACCAAAATGATGAAATCGGCTATTTTTGGGCAGGTAATAATTCTCATTGTTTTTATTCCCATCCTTTCGCTCACCGGAGTGGAAGGGAAAATGTTCCGACCCATGGCCTTGGCTTTTTCATTCGCTATTATTGGCGCTATGATTATGGGATTGACCTGGCTGCCGGTGGCCTCATCGTTATTTTTGCGCCCCGCAGTAAATCAAAAGCCCAATTTTTCGGACAAATTGATGGCATGGGTTCAGCGCTCGTACGAGCCCGTTATCGAAAAGGCCTGTAAACACAAACGCCTGGTATTGGGTTCGGCCATAATAATGTTGCTGTTTACCGGAGGGTTGTTTTATAGTATGGGTGGCGAGTTTGTGCCGACGCTCGACGAGGGCGATTTTGTGATTCAACCCGTGCTGAAAACCGGAACGTCCTTAAGTAAAACCGTGGAAACAACTACACAGATGGAAAATATTCTGATAAAAAACTTCCCCGACGAAGTAGATCAGATTGTTTGTAGAATTGGTGCCGCAGAAGTACCAACAGACCCTATGGGGATGGAGGAAATAGACATGATTATTAAGCTGCATCCGAAAAACACCTGGGTAAAAGCAGGCAGCAAAGAGCAACTGGCCGATAGGTTTAAAGAGGCTTTAGAAATAATTCCGGGCATTGAGTATGAATTTACACAACCCATCGAAATGCGTTTTAACGAGTTAATAACAGGAGTAAGATCGGATATTGCCATCAAAATTTTTGGCGAAGATTTAGATTACATCAGCAAAAAGGCAAACGAAATAAGGGATGCGATAGCCGATGTAGAGGGAGCCGGCGACATTATATTAGAGAAAACGACCGGCCTGCCACAAGTAAAAGTGAGTTATAACAGAAGTAAAATAGCCTATTATGGCGTGGATGTAAACAGGCTAAACAACTACCTCTCGGCTGCTTTCGGCGGAAAAATAATTGGGGTGGTCTTTGAGGGTGAGCGCCGTTTTGATATGGTGATGCGCTTTAATCAGGACAATAGAACCGACATAAGCAACATCAGTGCCCTTCAAGTACCATTGCCCAACGGAAGCCAGGTACCCTTTTCGGAGTTGGGCGAAATTGAATATACCACCGGCCCTGCAAAAATATCGCGCGACAACACCCATAGGCGCGTGGTGGTGGCAGTGAACGTGCGCAAGCGCGATTTGCAATCGGTGATTCGCGACATCCAATCTAATATTGAAGCTAAAGTGCAGCTGCAACCTGGCACTTACGTGGAATATGGCGGACAATTCGAGAACCTGCAAAATGCCACCAAGCGATTAATGCTGGCCGTTCCGGTGGCCATGTTGCTCATATTTGTATTCTTGCATTTTGCCTTTGGCTCCTTAAAAGACGCCATCATGATTTATACGGCCATCCCCCTTTCGGCCGTGGGCGGGGTACTGCTGTTATGGTTGCGCGGCATGCCGTTCAGCGTTTCGGCCGGGGTAGGTTTTATTGCCCTCTTTGGTGTGGCTGTTTTAAACGGCATTGTGTTAATAGAACACTTAAAAGAGTTGCAGCGCGAAAGCAAGTACACCATGCGCGAGCTTATCATTAAAGGGAGCAGGGACAGACTGCGTCCGGTAATGTTGACGGCAGGAGCGGCCGCTATGGGCTTCCTGCCTATGGCTATTTCAACCGGTGCAGGAGCTGAAGTGCAACGCCCGCTGGCTACCGTTGTTATTGGGGGATTAATAACCTCTACCATGCTTACCATGATTGCCTTGCCACTTATGTTCGAATTGTTTTACAATGTAAAGGCCATTAAATTTTTCCCCTTCAGGGTAATCAGAAGCAAAACTACCCTGTTACTACTATTGCTTCTTACCCCCATTCTGGCAATCAATGCCCAGCAAAAGAAATTAGATTTGGACGAGATAATTGAAATAGCCCTGCAAAATAATCAGCAAATAGCCGCTTATAATTTCAAAGTAGAGCATAGTAAGGCATTGAAAAAAACATCCTTTGATGTCGATAAAACTACATTGTCCTATAGCACCGACGAAAATAATATTGCAGAAAACGGTCATCCATTAAAAGTATGGGCCATAACCCAGGAGTTCAGCTTTCCTACCTTGTATCTTAAAAATAACGATGCACAAAAAATTAACATTTCCATTGCCCAAACCAAATTGGAACTAAAAAAGAACGCCCTTAAAAAAGCAGTTTCGCAGCGTTTTTATAAGTGCCAGATGCTCAAAGGTAAGCACCGCGTTTACATGGAGTTGGACAGTTTGTTTGCGCGTTTGGATACAGCTGCACAAAAACGCATCAACCTGGAAGATATAAGCAGACTGGAAGCGCTGCACATCAAATCCAAACGAAACGAAATTGAGGCCATACTAAAGGCCGTCCTTATGGATATAAAAAGCGAATACAAGCAATTAAAAACGCTGATGAATACCCAAGCTGACTTTGAGATTGCTGGAAATTTAACTCCAGCACCAATGAGTGATGGAGATAATAGCGCTTCTGAAATGGAGCAATTGTTTCAGTATAAAAACAATTACTCGCGTACATTAATGGAGGTAGAAAAACAAAAGCTACTACCCGATTTGTCGCTCCATTACTTTATAGGGAGTAATACCTATGATGACGCCCAAAACTATCATGGCTTTGAAATTGGGGTAGCCGTACCTTTGTTTTTTGGCAACCACTCGGCTCGGGTAAAGGCCGCCAAATTATCGAACGCAGCTATGACCTCGCAAAATGAGTACAACAGCGAGATGCTTAAAAGCCGATTAAATAAACTGCAAAACGAACGCTTAAAATATAAAGCACTGCTACAAAACTATGAGGCAATAGGAAAAGAGTTGCAGGAAGAAATAATGCGGACATCCCTCAAATCATACGAAATGGGACAAATTGATTTTTTTCAGTTTATTAATGGCTACGAAAATGCCTTGAAAATAAGAACTGAATATCTAAATAACTTATTTGATTACAACCGGTTGACTACCGAATTGATGTATGTTAGCGAATGA
- a CDS encoding efflux RND transporter periplasmic adaptor subunit, translating into MKHTIIITLLTLSLFIMACQSSSTDTNETVSNLIEISKTQFKSEQMEMSAPERIGFNNKLHFTGSVVPAPNGHAIISAPIAGTIKNIKVVTGQHVPKGTTLLTVSGHAIIDLQKDYAESLATLQRLKIDYERIKALYKENIGTKKDFTLIQSNYKVELAKSNALKMKLESAGLSADKIAEGSFSETYALKAPISGYVSRIDASVGQFVEPLAVLSQIIDAASFRLSIPIFGRDINKLVTGQIVEFYSGNNQNEILHATINSIGKSVDPTSKAIVCFAQIHDRSNLVSHQFVEGDIFLSSDTSLAVPTSAILKAENAHFVLVLKKETEEAYFYKKTKVITGRENTDYTELLNNEPENKQVLNGVYHIKVE; encoded by the coding sequence ATGAAACACACAATAATCATAACCTTATTGACCTTGAGCTTATTTATAATGGCTTGCCAAAGCAGCTCCACAGATACGAATGAAACGGTTTCTAATTTGATTGAGATTAGCAAAACCCAATTTAAGTCGGAACAAATGGAGATGTCCGCACCCGAGCGAATCGGTTTCAACAACAAGCTTCATTTTACCGGAAGTGTGGTGCCGGCCCCCAACGGACACGCCATTATAAGTGCTCCCATAGCAGGAACCATAAAAAATATAAAAGTTGTTACCGGACAGCACGTACCAAAAGGAACAACACTTCTCACCGTGTCAGGACATGCCATTATCGATTTGCAAAAAGATTACGCTGAATCTTTAGCCACCTTGCAGCGCTTAAAAATAGACTATGAAAGGATAAAGGCACTTTACAAAGAAAATATTGGCACTAAAAAAGACTTTACCCTGATCCAAAGCAACTATAAAGTAGAGCTGGCCAAGAGCAATGCACTAAAGATGAAACTCGAAAGCGCAGGTTTAAGTGCGGATAAAATTGCCGAAGGCAGCTTCTCCGAGACTTACGCCCTAAAAGCACCAATCAGCGGATATGTTTCCAGGATAGATGCATCCGTGGGGCAATTTGTAGAACCGCTAGCGGTATTGAGTCAAATTATAGATGCAGCTTCATTTCGCCTGTCTATCCCAATTTTTGGACGCGATATTAACAAACTTGTCACCGGACAAATAGTGGAGTTTTATTCGGGTAATAATCAAAATGAAATCTTACATGCCACTATAAACAGCATAGGAAAGTCTGTGGATCCTACTAGCAAAGCAATTGTTTGTTTTGCCCAAATACACGATCGTAGCAACCTGGTAAGTCATCAATTTGTGGAGGGCGATATATTTTTATCGTCCGATACATCCCTTGCCGTACCAACATCGGCTATATTAAAGGCAGAAAATGCCCATTTTGTTTTGGTGCTTAAAAAAGAAACGGAGGAAGCCTATTTTTACAAGAAAACCAAAGTTATCACCGGCCGCGAAAATACCGATTACACCGAGCTGTTAAACAATGAACCGGAAAACAAACAAGTGCTCAATGGGGTTTATCATATTAAAGTGGAGTAA
- a CDS encoding YhdH/YhfP family quinone oxidoreductase — protein sequence MEKDVYKAFVVREKDGQFNANIETKKTADLPQGDLLIKVSYSSLNYKDALSASGNKGVTRSYPHTPGIDAVGTVQTSDSNAFKPGDKLIVTSYDLGMNTHGGFAEYIRVPAHWAVRLPQDMTMKEAMIIGTAGLTAGMSVQRLAALVNPEHGDVIVSGATGGVGAHSVAILNKLGYSVVALTGKENEKDYLKNLGAKRIILRKDFEVSEKRPLLKPAFAGGIDTVGGSILDNMIKSTQPMGAVACCGNAASAQLNLTVFPFILRGVALIGIDSQNYPMHQRQKVWNKLACDWKPEALMNNYDEIKLEQVPEKLDLMLKGQLKGRTIVNLAG from the coding sequence ATGGAAAAGGACGTTTATAAGGCTTTTGTAGTCCGCGAAAAAGATGGACAGTTCAATGCCAATATAGAAACAAAAAAAACAGCTGACTTACCACAAGGGGATCTACTGATTAAAGTCAGTTACTCATCGCTCAATTACAAAGATGCACTTTCGGCATCGGGCAATAAAGGGGTTACAAGGTCGTATCCACATACGCCCGGCATTGATGCCGTGGGCACTGTGCAAACATCTGACAGTAACGCCTTTAAACCGGGCGACAAGCTTATTGTTACCAGCTACGATTTAGGAATGAACACCCATGGCGGGTTTGCCGAATATATCAGGGTGCCTGCCCATTGGGCGGTAAGACTGCCACAAGATATGACTATGAAGGAAGCCATGATAATTGGCACCGCCGGATTAACCGCCGGCATGTCAGTTCAGCGGCTGGCCGCATTGGTAAACCCGGAACATGGCGATGTGATCGTTTCAGGTGCAACAGGTGGTGTGGGTGCTCACAGCGTAGCCATATTGAATAAGCTAGGCTATAGTGTGGTGGCGCTTACCGGAAAAGAGAACGAAAAGGACTATCTGAAAAACCTCGGTGCTAAAAGAATTATCCTACGTAAAGATTTTGAAGTATCTGAAAAAAGGCCCTTGCTAAAGCCGGCTTTTGCAGGAGGTATTGACACAGTTGGGGGTAGCATTTTAGATAACATGATAAAATCCACCCAACCCATGGGCGCAGTGGCCTGCTGCGGTAATGCTGCCTCGGCACAGTTGAATCTTACTGTTTTCCCTTTTATATTACGGGGCGTTGCCCTCATCGGTATCGATTCGCAAAACTATCCGATGCACCAAAGGCAAAAAGTATGGAATAAACTGGCTTGCGATTGGAAGCCTGAAGCCTTGATGAACAACTACGATGAAATTAAGCTGGAACAAGTACCCGAAAAATTAGACTTGATGCTGAAAGGGCAATTAAAAGGCAGAACAATTGTGAACTTGGCGGGATAA
- the nth gene encoding endonuclease III, which translates to MTKKERFEKVTAWFQANVPIAETELDYGSPYELLVAVILSAQCTDKRVNMITPDLFRRYPTAKELAEAEPAEVFDYIRSCTYPNNKSKHLVGMAKMLIGDFNNQVPDNVKDLQKLPGVGRKTANVIASVVYQKPAMAVDTHVFRVAARIGLTTNAKTPLETEKQLVKYFPEELLAIAHHWLILHGRYICVARTPKCAQCGLQDYCKYYQKSVKVK; encoded by the coding sequence ATGACCAAAAAAGAAAGATTCGAAAAAGTTACCGCATGGTTTCAGGCCAATGTACCCATTGCCGAAACGGAATTGGATTATGGTTCTCCCTATGAATTATTGGTAGCTGTGATCCTCTCGGCGCAATGTACCGACAAACGGGTAAATATGATTACGCCCGATTTGTTTCGGCGCTATCCAACCGCAAAAGAACTGGCCGAAGCCGAGCCTGCCGAGGTTTTTGATTACATTCGCTCGTGCACCTATCCCAACAACAAAAGCAAGCATTTGGTAGGCATGGCCAAAATGCTCATCGGGGATTTTAACAATCAGGTACCCGACAACGTAAAAGATCTGCAAAAATTACCTGGTGTAGGTCGAAAAACGGCCAACGTAATTGCCAGTGTGGTTTATCAGAAACCCGCCATGGCAGTTGACACCCATGTATTTAGGGTGGCTGCGCGGATCGGACTTACCACCAATGCCAAAACACCCTTAGAAACCGAAAAACAACTGGTAAAATATTTCCCCGAAGAATTACTGGCCATAGCCCATCACTGGCTGATACTCCACGGCCGCTACATTTGCGTTGCACGCACACCCAAGTGTGCCCAATGTGGCTTACAGGACTATTGCAAATATTATCAAAAGAGTGTGAAAGTAAAGTAG
- a CDS encoding glutamine synthetase III family protein — translation MATLRFHALDELLTRAPKEVKLPSGNLTEYYAEKVFNTDSMRRYLSKEAFAAVEVANLKGGTINRKMASGVASGMKAWAIEKGATHYTHWFQPLTDTTAEKHDGFIDYADNGSIIENFAGKLLVQQEPDASSFPSGGIRQTFEARGYTAWDTSSPAFIVGTTLCIPTVFISYTGEALDYKTPLLKALAAVDEAAVAVCQYFDKNVTRVHTNMGWEQEYFLIDEALFKARPDLVLTGRTLMGHSSSKDQQLDDHYFGSIPERVSSFMIDLEVEAHKLGIPVKTRHNEVAPSQYELAPIFEEANLANDHNQLIMDLMKRIARRHKFRVLFHEKPFAGINGSGKHNNWSLGTNTGVVLYAPGKNPKTNLQFLTFVVNTLMAVYKNQDLLRASILTASNSHRLGANEAPPAIISAFLGTEVSSMLDKIVAEVPDTKMTPDQKTALKLGIGRIPEIILDSTDRNRTSPFAFTGNRFEFRAVGSTANVAASTTVLSAAVAAQLRDFKTEVDGLISKGTGKDEAIFQILKKMIIECAPIRFSGDGYSEDWKKEAVKRGLTNITDVPESISKYLDPTAKRTLIEGGILSEKELEARVEVEYEKFVYKIQIESRVLGDLAINHIVPTAVHYQTRLIQNTQGLKEIFGEEEYKEMAASRLDLIREISHHTSAIKDMRADMIQARKECNKLPDGKEKAEAYNTKVRHFLDEIRYHIDKLELIVDDEMWPLPKYRELLFNC, via the coding sequence ATGGCTACATTACGATTTCATGCATTAGACGAGTTGCTTACCAGAGCCCCCAAAGAAGTAAAACTGCCGTCGGGTAATTTGACGGAATATTACGCCGAAAAGGTATTTAATACCGATTCGATGCGCAGATACCTTTCAAAAGAAGCGTTTGCTGCGGTTGAAGTGGCAAACTTAAAAGGAGGCACTATCAACCGTAAAATGGCGAGCGGCGTTGCTTCCGGCATGAAAGCATGGGCTATCGAAAAAGGCGCTACCCATTACACCCACTGGTTTCAGCCCCTTACAGATACAACAGCCGAAAAACACGACGGCTTTATTGATTATGCCGACAATGGTAGTATCATTGAAAATTTCGCGGGTAAACTGCTGGTTCAGCAGGAACCTGATGCTTCTTCCTTCCCATCGGGTGGTATCCGGCAAACCTTTGAAGCGCGTGGTTACACCGCATGGGATACCTCATCACCGGCATTTATTGTAGGTACAACACTGTGTATCCCTACTGTATTTATTTCGTATACGGGTGAGGCTTTAGATTATAAAACGCCTTTGCTAAAAGCTTTAGCGGCCGTTGATGAAGCGGCAGTAGCTGTTTGTCAGTATTTTGATAAAAATGTTACCCGTGTTCATACCAACATGGGGTGGGAACAAGAGTATTTTTTAATTGACGAAGCGCTTTTTAAGGCACGCCCGGATCTGGTGCTTACAGGCCGTACCTTGATGGGGCACTCCTCGTCGAAGGATCAACAATTAGACGACCACTATTTTGGATCGATACCCGAACGTGTTTCCAGTTTTATGATAGACCTGGAAGTGGAAGCGCATAAGTTGGGTATACCGGTTAAAACCCGTCATAATGAGGTGGCACCTTCGCAATACGAGCTGGCGCCAATTTTTGAAGAGGCTAATCTGGCCAACGACCACAATCAGTTGATTATGGACTTGATGAAACGGATTGCCCGTCGCCATAAGTTTAGGGTGCTGTTTCACGAAAAACCCTTCGCGGGCATCAACGGATCGGGTAAGCATAACAACTGGTCTTTGGGTACCAATACCGGAGTTGTACTTTACGCGCCCGGAAAAAATCCAAAAACGAACTTACAATTCCTCACCTTTGTAGTGAACACCTTGATGGCGGTATATAAAAACCAGGATTTGTTGAGGGCTTCCATCCTGACGGCCTCTAATAGTCACCGCTTGGGTGCCAACGAGGCGCCTCCTGCCATTATTTCGGCGTTTCTTGGTACAGAAGTCTCCTCAATGCTGGATAAAATTGTGGCCGAGGTACCCGACACCAAAATGACACCGGATCAAAAAACCGCATTAAAGTTAGGTATAGGCCGTATCCCGGAAATTATTTTGGACAGCACCGATCGTAACCGTACTTCACCTTTTGCTTTTACCGGCAACCGATTTGAGTTTCGTGCTGTGGGTTCTACGGCCAACGTGGCTGCATCTACAACGGTGTTAAGTGCGGCAGTAGCTGCCCAGTTAAGAGACTTTAAAACCGAAGTTGACGGGTTGATTAGTAAAGGAACAGGAAAGGACGAAGCTATTTTTCAAATCCTCAAAAAAATGATTATAGAGTGTGCTCCCATTCGCTTTAGTGGTGATGGCTACTCCGAAGATTGGAAAAAAGAAGCGGTGAAGCGTGGTTTGACAAATATTACCGATGTACCGGAGTCTATTAGTAAATATCTGGATCCTACTGCAAAAAGAACCTTGATAGAAGGGGGCATACTGAGCGAAAAGGAGCTTGAAGCGCGTGTGGAAGTAGAGTATGAAAAATTTGTGTACAAAATCCAAATTGAATCGCGTGTGTTGGGTGATTTGGCTATTAATCATATTGTTCCCACAGCGGTTCACTACCAAACCAGGTTGATACAGAATACACAAGGACTTAAAGAAATATTTGGAGAAGAAGAATATAAGGAAATGGCAGCTTCCCGACTCGATCTAATACGAGAAATCTCGCATCACACTTCGGCAATAAAGGATATGAGAGCCGATATGATACAAGCCCGAAAAGAATGTAATAAGTTGCCTGATGGCAAGGAAAAGGCAGAGGCTTATAATACAAAGGTACGTCATTTTTTAGACGAGATACGTTATCATATCGATAAGCTAGAGCTGATCGTGGATGACGAAATGTGGCCCTTGCCCAAATATCGCGAACTACTTTTTAACTGTTAA
- a CDS encoding dipeptidase, whose product MEGIKSYISENKSRLLSELFDLLRIPSISSIESHKPDMYKAADMWVNILKDAGADKADIYETAGNPIVFAQKIINPLLPTVLVYAHMDVMPVDPIELWDSPPFEPIIKDGRIYARGADDDKGQGFMHAKAFEFMVKTNQLPCNVKFLIEGEEEIGSVNLPQFCEENKEMLKSDVILVSDTSMIAPGIPSITTGLRGLAYWQVEVTGPNRDLHSGLFGGAVGNPINVLAKMIAQMTDEDGKITVPGFYDDVIEVDAEERKRMSQAPFDEERYKRAIGVEELAGEKGFATTERTGIRPSFDVCGIWGGYTGEGAKTVLPSKAFAKISSRLVPNQDHHKIADLFKAHFESIAPKSVQVKVDILHGGQGYVCPIDLPEYKAAEMAIDKVYSRKPVPVRSGGSIPIISTFEEILGVKSILLGFGLEADAIHSPNENFPLEQFFTGIETIPYFYKNYAELKK is encoded by the coding sequence ATGGAAGGAATAAAGAGTTATATAAGTGAAAATAAAAGTCGTTTACTATCGGAGCTGTTTGATTTGTTGCGCATCCCCTCGATAAGCAGTATTGAATCGCACAAGCCTGATATGTATAAGGCGGCAGATATGTGGGTAAATATTTTAAAGGATGCGGGTGCCGACAAAGCGGATATTTATGAGACAGCCGGTAATCCAATTGTGTTTGCACAAAAAATTATCAATCCGCTTTTGCCCACGGTGTTGGTTTATGCTCATATGGATGTGATGCCTGTAGATCCCATTGAGTTGTGGGATAGTCCACCATTTGAGCCAATTATAAAAGATGGGCGTATCTATGCCAGGGGAGCCGACGACGATAAAGGGCAAGGTTTTATGCATGCCAAAGCTTTTGAGTTTATGGTTAAAACCAATCAGCTGCCTTGCAATGTCAAGTTTCTGATTGAAGGCGAGGAGGAGATAGGATCGGTTAATCTGCCACAATTTTGTGAAGAAAATAAAGAGATGTTAAAAAGCGATGTGATATTAGTTTCTGACACATCTATGATAGCTCCCGGTATTCCATCCATTACCACGGGGCTTCGTGGTCTGGCCTATTGGCAAGTGGAGGTTACCGGGCCAAACCGCGATTTGCACTCAGGACTTTTTGGGGGAGCTGTGGGTAATCCTATAAATGTGCTGGCCAAAATGATTGCCCAAATGACGGATGAGGATGGAAAAATAACGGTTCCCGGATTTTACGATGATGTGATAGAAGTGGATGCTGAGGAGCGTAAAAGAATGAGTCAGGCCCCTTTTGACGAAGAAAGATATAAAAGGGCGATAGGAGTGGAGGAGTTGGCCGGTGAAAAAGGCTTTGCTACTACCGAGCGAACAGGAATACGCCCAAGTTTTGATGTGTGCGGTATTTGGGGCGGTTATACCGGTGAAGGCGCCAAAACAGTTTTGCCTTCAAAAGCTTTTGCAAAGATATCATCACGTCTGGTACCCAATCAGGATCATCATAAAATTGCCGATTTGTTTAAGGCTCATTTTGAGTCTATTGCGCCCAAAAGTGTACAGGTAAAAGTGGATATATTACATGGAGGGCAAGGCTATGTGTGCCCTATTGACCTGCCTGAATACAAGGCAGCAGAGATGGCTATTGATAAAGTATATAGTCGTAAGCCGGTGCCTGTTCGTAGCGGAGGCTCTATACCCATTATTTCAACTTTTGAAGAGATATTGGGTGTTAAATCCATTTTACTGGGCTTTGGTTTGGAGGCGGATGCCATTCATTCGCCAAATGAAAATTTTCCGCTGGAGCAGTTTTTTACCGGTATAGAAACCATACCCTATTTCTATAAAAACTATGCAGAGTTAAAAAAATAA